Proteins found in one Streptococcus criceti HS-6 genomic segment:
- the mmuM gene encoding homocysteine S-methyltransferase, whose amino-acid sequence MGRFKDLLTSQDNLILHGALGTELEYRGYDVSGKLWSAKYLLEDPQAIQDIHETYLRAGSDIVTTASYQATLPGLEEYGLSEEEAKAVIASTVSIAKAARDQVWSELAGEEQAKRPYPLISGDIGPYAAYLADGSEYTGAYGSVTKKELMDFHRPRIAILQDQGVDLLALETIPNLLEVQALVDLLASEFPGMEAYMSFTSQDGLSISDGTPIAEVAPLVDDSRQILALGLNCSSPSVYPSFLQGLRNYSQKPLVTYPNSGEVYDGASQTWTKDPDHSHTLLENTLEWQKLGAKVVGGCCRTRPSDIQILSSRLR is encoded by the coding sequence ATGGGAAGATTTAAGGATTTATTGACCAGTCAAGACAACCTGATTTTGCATGGGGCTTTGGGAACAGAGTTGGAGTACCGTGGTTATGATGTCTCTGGTAAACTCTGGTCAGCCAAGTACCTTTTGGAAGATCCACAGGCTATTCAAGATATTCACGAAACTTATTTGCGGGCAGGCAGTGACATTGTCACTACGGCCTCCTATCAAGCAACCTTACCGGGACTTGAAGAATATGGCTTGTCTGAAGAGGAAGCTAAGGCGGTTATCGCTTCAACAGTCAGTATTGCCAAGGCTGCCCGAGATCAAGTCTGGTCTGAACTGGCAGGAGAAGAACAGGCTAAGCGTCCCTATCCTTTAATCTCTGGAGATATCGGTCCTTATGCTGCTTATTTGGCTGATGGTTCAGAGTATACCGGTGCCTATGGCTCTGTCACCAAGAAAGAACTGATGGACTTTCATCGCCCTCGGATAGCTATTTTGCAGGATCAGGGAGTGGACTTGCTGGCTTTAGAAACGATACCTAATCTTCTAGAAGTTCAGGCTCTGGTCGACTTGTTGGCTAGCGAATTTCCGGGCATGGAAGCTTATATGAGCTTTACTTCTCAAGACGGTTTGTCTATTTCAGATGGAACGCCTATTGCAGAAGTAGCTCCTCTAGTTGATGACAGTCGGCAGATTTTAGCACTTGGTCTCAATTGCAGTTCTCCCAGTGTTTACCCAAGTTTTTTGCAGGGGCTGAGGAACTATAGCCAGAAACCTTTGGTAACCTATCCTAACTCTGGTGAGGTCTACGATGGCGCTAGTCAGACTTGGACCAAGGATCCAGACCATTCACACACCCTCTTGGAAAATACGTTGGAATGGCAGAAGCTGGGAGCCAAAGTGGTCGGTGGCTGCTGCCGGACCAGACCGAGCGATATTCAAATCCTATCCAGTCGCTTAAGATAG
- a CDS encoding MFS transporter, with product MKQKRIWIVVGLVMLGIVMRSPFTTIPTILSNIAKSLEVPVSSLGALTSIPLLMFAFFSSLAPKLAQRFGLERLMAVILFLMAIGSALRVIALPTLYLGTVVVGATIACVNVLLPSIVARYFPHKVGIYTTLYTSVMGLSSTIFTSLASPITHIIRWRGFILCLSAIVLLAFILWLPNVSKNAQVQMETKTAEPSQQNLWTNKYALALLIFGGLQSLLFYTEMTWLPTLSQAAGFSASQAGSLLGLYNLVSLPMSLTIPNLVTSQKSQQRTWTMLGFAGLTFLGIAILLSAPKTYFFWALGHVSLGLSVAALFPYMLVSFNLKTTTAQNTARLSGMVQTGGYLLAAIGPFLLGYSQELFGSWEALLWILALMAGIMGLSLVAFEKTDSIL from the coding sequence ATGAAACAAAAACGCATCTGGATAGTCGTTGGTCTAGTTATGCTGGGGATTGTCATGCGCTCACCATTTACCACTATCCCAACTATATTATCTAATATCGCTAAGAGTTTGGAGGTCCCTGTTAGCTCTTTGGGAGCTTTAACCTCCATACCGCTGTTGATGTTTGCCTTCTTTTCATCCTTGGCCCCTAAGCTGGCCCAGCGCTTTGGCCTAGAGCGCTTGATGGCAGTCATCTTGTTTCTTATGGCGATAGGCTCTGCCCTACGGGTTATTGCTCTACCGACTCTCTACCTAGGAACAGTGGTCGTCGGGGCTACTATTGCCTGTGTCAATGTCCTTTTGCCTAGTATCGTGGCTCGCTATTTCCCGCATAAGGTTGGGATTTATACGACTCTTTACACCAGCGTTATGGGCTTATCATCTACAATTTTTACCTCATTGGCTTCTCCTATCACTCACATCATCCGTTGGCGCGGCTTTATTCTTTGCCTATCTGCTATCGTTTTATTGGCCTTTATCCTATGGCTGCCTAATGTCAGCAAAAATGCTCAAGTCCAAATGGAGACTAAGACAGCAGAGCCTTCCCAGCAAAATCTCTGGACAAATAAATATGCCTTAGCCCTTTTGATTTTTGGTGGCTTGCAATCGCTGCTTTTTTATACCGAGATGACCTGGCTTCCTACCTTGTCTCAGGCCGCTGGTTTCTCAGCCAGTCAGGCTGGATCACTCCTAGGGCTCTACAATCTGGTTAGTCTGCCTATGTCTTTGACAATCCCAAATCTGGTTACAAGTCAAAAGAGTCAGCAGCGCACTTGGACCATGTTAGGATTTGCCGGTTTGACCTTTCTTGGGATTGCTATTCTCCTTTCTGCTCCAAAAACCTATTTCTTTTGGGCTCTTGGGCATGTCAGCCTAGGATTATCCGTCGCGGCTTTATTTCCCTATATGCTCGTTAGTTTCAATCTTAAAACGACCACAGCTCAAAACACCGCACGCTTATCAGGTATGGTGCAAACAGGCGGCTACCTTTTAGCAGCCATCGGTCCATTCCTCCTGGGATATAGTCAAGAACTTTTTGGATCTTGGGAGGCTCTGCTCTGGATTTTAGCGCTAATGGCTGGGATAATGGGACTTTCCTTGGTAGCTTTTGAAAAGACTGATAGCATTTTATAA
- the rplJ gene encoding 50S ribosomal protein L10 has translation MSEAVIAKKAELVDAVAEKMKAAASIVVVDSRGLTVEQDTNLRRSLRESGVEFKVIKNSILTRAAEKAGLDDMKDLFVGPSAVAFSNEDVVAPAKIINDFAKEAEALEIKGGAVEGAVSSVEEIKALAALPNREGMLSMLLSVLQAPVRNVAYAVKAVADSKDEVA, from the coding sequence ATGAGTGAAGCTGTTATTGCTAAAAAAGCTGAATTGGTTGATGCAGTTGCTGAAAAAATGAAAGCTGCTGCGTCTATCGTTGTCGTTGACTCACGCGGTCTGACAGTTGAGCAAGACACCAATCTTCGCCGTTCACTTCGTGAATCTGGTGTTGAATTTAAAGTCATTAAAAACTCAATCTTGACTCGTGCTGCTGAAAAAGCAGGTCTTGACGATATGAAGGACCTTTTTGTTGGACCATCTGCTGTAGCCTTCTCAAACGAAGACGTCGTAGCCCCAGCAAAAATCATCAACGATTTTGCTAAAGAAGCTGAAGCACTTGAAATTAAGGGTGGTGCCGTTGAGGGTGCTGTTTCTTCAGTCGAAGAAATCAAAGCTCTGGCTGCTCTGCCAAACCGCGAAGGTATGCTTTCTATGCTCCTTTCTGTGCTTCAAGCGCCTGTACGCAACGTTGCTTACGCTGTCAAGGCTGTTGCCGACAGCAAAGACGAAGTGGCATAA
- the rplL gene encoding 50S ribosomal protein L7/L12, translated as MALNIENIIAEIKEASILELNDLVKAIEEEFGVTAAAPVAAAGAAGGEEAAAKDSFDIELTAGGDKKVAVIKVVREITGEGLKEAKGLVDNAPSVLKEGVAAAEAEELKAKLEEAGATVTLK; from the coding sequence ATGGCATTGAACATTGAAAACATTATTGCTGAAATTAAAGAAGCGTCAATCCTTGAATTGAACGACCTTGTAAAAGCTATCGAAGAAGAATTTGGCGTAACTGCAGCTGCTCCTGTAGCTGCTGCTGGTGCTGCTGGCGGAGAAGAAGCTGCAGCTAAAGATTCATTCGATATCGAATTGACTGCTGGCGGCGACAAGAAAGTTGCTGTTATCAAAGTTGTTCGTGAAATCACAGGCGAAGGTCTTAAAGAAGCTAAAGGTCTTGTTGATAACGCACCATCTGTTCTTAAAGAAGGCGTTGCAGCAGCAGAAGCTGAAGAACTTAAGGCTAAACTTGAAGAAGCTGGAGCTACTGTTACTCTTAAATAA
- a CDS encoding carboxymuconolactone decarboxylase family protein codes for MSKFTIHTIDTAPEEVKETLRAVEKDNGGYIPNLIGLLANAPTALETYRTVGAINRRNSLTPTEREVVQITAAVTNGCAFCVAGHTAFSIKQIQMSPDLLEALRNSTPIDSDPKLDTLAKFTIAVINTKGRVGDEAFADFLEAGYTRENALDVVLGVSLASLCNYANNMADTPINPELQQYAK; via the coding sequence ATGTCTAAATTTACTATACATACCATCGACACTGCACCTGAGGAAGTCAAAGAAACCCTGCGCGCGGTTGAAAAGGATAACGGCGGTTATATTCCTAATCTTATCGGGTTATTGGCCAATGCACCGACAGCACTGGAAACTTACCGCACTGTTGGAGCTATTAACCGCCGCAATTCTCTGACACCGACAGAGAGGGAGGTTGTTCAGATTACTGCGGCTGTAACTAATGGCTGTGCCTTTTGTGTCGCCGGTCACACGGCCTTTTCGATTAAGCAAATTCAAATGTCCCCGGATCTTTTGGAAGCGCTGCGCAACAGTACGCCTATCGACAGCGATCCCAAGCTGGATACGCTGGCTAAATTTACCATTGCCGTGATTAACACCAAGGGACGTGTCGGAGATGAAGCCTTTGCTGATTTTTTGGAGGCGGGCTATACTCGAGAAAATGCTCTTGATGTTGTCTTAGGGGTTAGCCTAGCATCGCTCTGCAATTATGCTAATAATATGGCGGATACACCGATTAATCCAGAATTGCAGCAATATGCAAAATAA
- a CDS encoding acyl-CoA dehydrogenase family protein yields MAYFSEKFITWLDAHADQIDKESGELADQLLERIAAEGVFGIAVPEIYGGQGGSKTEVVEFLSELAQHSLTASFISWGHRTFIEMLLASSNDLLKKSWLPDLLTGKLAAGTALSNATKFLSKIEELNVTLVEQDGKYYLRGRLPWVTNLRSDRFAAVFAAQFEDSSKEPIVLVIPSEAAGLSRSADLEFAALQGSNTAALSFDNVPLDDRWILSGDARSFLAQTRPEFLGYQFGLAFGLIERSLDEVAQSLSSNRSVLKQEYDDTKDKLTALRQCLFTGLESEKDFIEDPRQLFQLRIDIVDIVADSLLLELQASGGRGYLKGSASGFIRRWNEGAFLPIVSPSAVQLRHILTRA; encoded by the coding sequence ATGGCTTACTTTTCAGAAAAATTTATAACTTGGCTGGATGCCCATGCCGATCAGATTGACAAAGAATCCGGTGAACTGGCTGATCAGCTCTTGGAGCGCATTGCAGCAGAAGGTGTTTTTGGTATTGCGGTGCCTGAAATCTATGGCGGTCAAGGCGGCAGCAAGACAGAAGTCGTCGAATTTTTGTCAGAGCTGGCTCAGCATTCACTGACGGCTTCCTTTATATCGTGGGGCCATCGGACCTTTATTGAAATGCTTCTTGCTAGTAGCAATGACCTCCTGAAAAAGTCTTGGCTGCCGGATTTATTGACAGGGAAGCTGGCCGCCGGAACAGCTCTGTCAAATGCTACTAAATTTCTATCAAAGATTGAAGAGCTCAATGTTACCTTGGTAGAACAAGATGGGAAATACTATCTGAGAGGAAGGCTTCCTTGGGTAACGAATCTGCGTTCAGATCGTTTTGCGGCTGTTTTTGCGGCTCAATTTGAAGACAGCAGCAAAGAACCTATCGTTTTGGTCATTCCTTCCGAAGCAGCTGGATTATCGCGGTCAGCTGATTTAGAATTTGCAGCCCTGCAAGGTTCTAACACGGCAGCCTTAAGCTTTGATAATGTGCCTTTGGATGATCGTTGGATACTATCTGGTGATGCTAGAAGCTTTTTGGCTCAGACGCGTCCGGAATTTTTGGGCTATCAATTCGGTCTGGCCTTTGGCTTAATAGAGCGCTCATTGGATGAGGTAGCGCAAAGCCTAAGCAGCAATCGTTCAGTCCTTAAGCAGGAGTACGATGATACCAAGGACAAGCTGACAGCTCTTCGGCAGTGCCTGTTTACAGGTCTGGAATCAGAAAAGGACTTTATTGAAGATCCTCGTCAGCTCTTTCAGCTGCGTATTGATATTGTTGATATTGTCGCTGACAGCTTACTGTTAGAATTGCAGGCAAGCGGCGGCAGAGGTTATCTGAAAGGGTCTGCCTCTGGTTTTATCCGTCGCTGGAATGAAGGAGCTTTTTTGCCGATTGTTTCTCCAAGTGCTGTGCAGCTTCGGCATATTTTGACAAGGGCTTAA
- a CDS encoding sugar transferase — protein sequence MFNGRTYKHKVQTSIYSRFIKRLLDILVGLVGTVVFFVPLALIIAVFYLFGKDRGPIIFRQERMGLHGKSFKIMKFRSMVVNAEELLERDEKLYQTYVAHGYKFPEGQDPRLTKIGAFIRKTSLDEFPQFINILKGDMSLIGPRPILAAELEEYTEREQKKLLSVKPGATGWWQVSGRSDVHYPERCELELYYQRNFSFGLDVKIFFLTIKQVFRGEGAH from the coding sequence GTGTTCAATGGTAGAACCTATAAACACAAAGTTCAAACGAGTATTTACAGTCGATTTATCAAGCGTTTATTGGATATTTTAGTCGGCCTGGTTGGGACGGTTGTTTTTTTCGTGCCCTTGGCTTTGATTATTGCTGTCTTTTACCTTTTTGGAAAAGATAGGGGCCCTATCATTTTCAGACAGGAGCGGATGGGCTTACATGGCAAAAGCTTTAAGATTATGAAGTTTCGATCCATGGTGGTTAATGCTGAGGAGCTCTTGGAGAGGGACGAAAAACTTTATCAAACCTACGTTGCTCACGGATATAAGTTTCCGGAAGGCCAAGATCCTCGCCTGACTAAGATTGGCGCCTTCATTCGTAAAACGAGCTTGGATGAATTTCCCCAGTTTATCAATATTCTCAAAGGAGATATGAGTCTGATTGGACCGCGGCCGATTTTAGCAGCGGAATTAGAAGAATATACTGAGCGGGAGCAAAAAAAGCTCTTGTCTGTTAAGCCAGGAGCGACTGGTTGGTGGCAAGTTTCTGGGCGCAGTGATGTCCATTATCCAGAGCGTTGTGAATTGGAGCTCTATTATCAGCGAAATTTTTCCTTTGGCTTAGATGTTAAAATTTTCTTTTTAACGATCAAGCAGGTGTTTCGGGGAGAAGGAGCTCATTGA
- a CDS encoding flippase → MVQKKVSVQMNIIMNFLLTISNIIFPLITFPYVSRVLMPVGTGKVAFATSIVSYFAMVGMLGIPTYGIRACAKVRDDKDKLSKTVQEIMVINTVAMTLSLVTYIMAIMAVPRMAQDRTLFMINIATLVFNLIGCEWLYKALEQYTYITVRSVALKFVSLVLMFLVVRQRGDYVLYGAITILASVGSNFFNFINLRKYLNLKWYSGMDLKQHIQPIFSFFMMTVATTIYTNLDSVMLGFMKNDTAVGYYNASVKIKTILVSLVTSMGSVLLPRLSYYVKHGKKEEFRVLTVRSLQFIGFIAIPLWAYFTLFAKQGIDFLSGPDYAGSVLPMQLIMPTLFFIGLSNLLGIQILVPMERENQVLKSVILGAFVDLIINVMAIPRFGAAGAAFGTLVAEFFVVAYQIFVLRDFLKEVLPQVRIYKNILATVLASLAACMLYASCLTSLSSFLVLVASAAVFGLVYLLVSFLLKDAFLLYFVSYYKK, encoded by the coding sequence ATGGTTCAGAAAAAAGTTTCTGTTCAGATGAACATCATCATGAACTTCCTGCTGACGATTTCTAATATTATTTTTCCTCTGATAACGTTTCCTTATGTCTCTCGGGTCTTGATGCCTGTCGGGACTGGTAAGGTAGCCTTTGCCACCTCTATCGTGTCTTATTTTGCTATGGTGGGGATGCTGGGTATTCCAACCTATGGGATTCGGGCTTGTGCCAAGGTGCGCGATGATAAGGATAAACTGTCTAAGACGGTTCAGGAAATTATGGTCATCAACACTGTGGCTATGACCTTATCCTTGGTGACTTATATCATGGCCATTATGGCTGTTCCGAGGATGGCTCAGGATCGTACCCTCTTTATGATTAATATTGCTACGCTGGTATTCAATCTGATTGGCTGTGAGTGGCTCTACAAGGCCTTAGAGCAGTATACCTACATCACTGTTCGTTCTGTCGCTTTGAAATTTGTCTCGCTGGTTCTTATGTTTCTGGTGGTACGCCAAAGAGGAGACTATGTCCTCTACGGTGCTATTACCATTTTGGCTAGTGTTGGGTCTAATTTCTTTAACTTTATCAATTTGCGCAAGTACCTCAATCTCAAGTGGTACAGTGGCATGGATCTCAAGCAGCATATTCAGCCGATTTTCAGTTTCTTTATGATGACAGTAGCGACTACCATCTATACCAATTTGGATTCGGTCATGCTGGGCTTTATGAAGAATGATACAGCCGTCGGTTATTACAATGCTTCGGTCAAGATTAAGACGATTTTGGTCAGCTTAGTGACGTCTATGGGAAGTGTCCTCCTGCCTCGTCTCTCTTACTATGTCAAGCATGGTAAGAAGGAGGAGTTCAGAGTTTTGACCGTGCGCTCCTTGCAGTTTATTGGGTTTATTGCCATTCCCCTCTGGGCCTACTTTACTCTCTTTGCTAAACAGGGCATTGATTTCTTATCTGGACCGGATTATGCTGGCTCTGTTCTGCCTATGCAGCTCATTATGCCGACCCTCTTTTTCATCGGTCTATCTAATCTTTTAGGCATCCAAATTCTGGTTCCTATGGAGCGGGAAAATCAGGTGCTGAAATCGGTTATCCTCGGAGCTTTTGTTGATTTGATCATCAATGTTATGGCTATTCCGAGATTCGGGGCAGCAGGGGCTGCATTTGGCACGCTGGTAGCTGAATTTTTTGTTGTTGCCTATCAGATTTTTGTCCTAAGAGATTTCTTGAAAGAGGTATTGCCTCAGGTTCGGATCTATAAAAATATCTTGGCTACTGTTTTAGCGAGTTTAGCTGCCTGTATGCTCTACGCTAGCTGCTTAACCAGTTTGTCCAGCTTTCTGGTGTTAGTGGCATCAGCAGCGGTTTTTGGCTTGGTTTATCTGCTCGTCAGCTTCCTGCTCAAGGATGCCTTCTTGCTGTATTTCGTTAGTTATTATAAAAAATAA
- a CDS encoding DUF4422 domain-containing protein, producing MKNIQLIVATHKSFVMPDDSRLYLPVHVGAQGKAPIGYTPDNTGDNISELNPYFCELTGLYWAWKNLDCDYLGLVHYRRYFAKDGVRYKEGLDINQAILTQADCVRLLDQADVIVPKRRKYYIETLYSHYDHTFDGGHLDEARAIIEKIQPDYLAAFDRVMQQRSGYMFNMYLMSKANSDAYCAWLFPILQELYQRIDTKVLTAFEARLFGRVSEILFNVWLDKQDLTVKEVPFIYMEKVNLWKKGLSFLQAKFFGKKYGASF from the coding sequence GTGAAGAACATTCAACTTATCGTAGCGACCCACAAGTCTTTTGTCATGCCCGACGATAGCCGGCTCTACCTGCCCGTGCATGTGGGTGCTCAAGGAAAAGCGCCTATCGGCTATACTCCGGATAATACCGGCGATAATATCTCTGAACTCAATCCTTATTTCTGTGAATTGACGGGCCTTTACTGGGCTTGGAAGAATCTGGATTGTGATTATCTGGGGCTGGTACACTATCGGCGGTATTTTGCTAAAGATGGGGTGCGTTACAAGGAAGGTCTGGATATCAATCAGGCCATTCTCACGCAGGCTGACTGCGTGAGGCTCTTGGATCAGGCTGATGTCATTGTTCCTAAACGTCGTAAATATTACATTGAAACCCTTTATTCCCACTATGACCACACCTTTGACGGGGGGCATTTGGATGAGGCAAGGGCCATTATCGAGAAAATTCAGCCGGATTATCTGGCGGCCTTTGACCGTGTCATGCAGCAGCGCTCAGGTTATATGTTTAATATGTATCTGATGTCTAAGGCAAATTCGGATGCCTACTGTGCTTGGCTTTTCCCGATCTTGCAAGAGCTCTACCAAAGGATTGATACCAAGGTTTTAACAGCCTTTGAAGCCCGTCTCTTCGGCCGAGTCAGTGAGATCCTCTTCAATGTCTGGTTGGATAAGCAGGATCTCACAGTTAAAGAAGTGCCCTTTATCTACATGGAAAAGGTCAACCTGTGGAAGAAGGGGCTGTCCTTCTTGCAAGCCAAGTTCTTTGGTAAGAAATACGGAGCCAGCTTTTAA
- the glf gene encoding UDP-galactopyranose mutase yields the protein MSQYDYLVVGAGLFGAVFAHEAALKGKRVKVIEKRDHIAGNIYTKEVEGIQVHEYGAHIFHTSDKEIWDYVNQFAEFNRYTNSPIANYKGEIYNLPFNMNTFNKLWGVVTPAEAQAKIEEQRAVLNGKTPENLEEQAISLVGTDIYEKLIKDYTEKQWGKPTTELPAFIIRRLPVRLTYDNNYFNDTYQGIPIGGYTQIVEKMLNHDNIDVETGVDFFAEKDQYLVNFPKIVFTGMIDQFFDYQLGELEYRSLRFETETLDMENYQGNAVVNYTDAETPYTRIIEHKHFEFGTQPKTIITKEHSKTWSRGDEPYYPVNNDRNNHLYKEYKKLADQEGQVIFGGRLGHYRYYDMHQVIAAALQCVGSEVN from the coding sequence ATGTCACAATATGATTATTTAGTTGTTGGTGCGGGTTTGTTTGGGGCTGTCTTTGCCCACGAAGCGGCCCTCAAGGGTAAGAGAGTCAAAGTCATTGAAAAGCGCGACCATATCGCTGGAAATATCTATACCAAGGAAGTGGAAGGGATCCAAGTACATGAGTACGGGGCTCATATCTTCCATACGTCTGACAAGGAAATTTGGGATTATGTCAACCAGTTTGCAGAGTTTAACCGCTACACCAACAGTCCCATTGCTAATTATAAAGGTGAGATTTATAACCTTCCTTTCAATATGAATACCTTCAACAAGCTCTGGGGAGTGGTGACACCAGCAGAGGCGCAAGCTAAGATTGAGGAACAACGTGCTGTTCTAAATGGTAAAACTCCTGAAAATCTTGAGGAGCAAGCCATTTCTCTTGTCGGCACCGATATCTACGAAAAGCTCATCAAGGACTACACAGAAAAACAATGGGGCAAGCCAACGACGGAACTCCCTGCCTTTATCATCCGTCGTCTGCCGGTGCGCCTGACCTATGACAATAACTACTTCAATGATACCTATCAGGGGATCCCAATCGGGGGCTACACCCAGATTGTTGAGAAGATGCTGAATCATGACAATATTGATGTGGAGACAGGTGTTGATTTTTTTGCTGAGAAGGATCAATACTTGGTAAACTTCCCTAAGATTGTCTTTACTGGTATGATTGATCAGTTCTTTGATTACCAACTTGGTGAGCTGGAATACCGCAGCCTGCGCTTTGAGACAGAAACCCTCGATATGGAAAATTATCAGGGCAATGCGGTGGTCAACTATACGGATGCAGAGACACCGTACACACGGATCATTGAGCACAAGCATTTTGAATTTGGTACTCAGCCTAAAACCATCATCACCAAGGAACATTCTAAGACATGGAGCCGTGGAGATGAACCCTACTATCCCGTCAACAACGATCGCAACAACCACCTCTACAAGGAATACAAGAAATTAGCTGACCAAGAAGGTCAGGTTATCTTCGGCGGCCGTCTCGGACACTACCGTTACTATGACATGCATCAAGTCATCGCCGCCGCCCTGCAGTGCGTGGGAAGTGAAGTAAATTAA
- a CDS encoding acyltransferase family protein, giving the protein MKKQERIQWIDFAKGLTIILVIVGHTFSKGYIRGPIFSFHMPLFFMLSLATYSFSNDWKDYRKKQRKAFNHLIPPAIFIWLVQSVFLYRGQDFLGYVLLQIKSLFWASGYYVFVDGEKIPYLGIAWFLVVLFLSRALLDGLSLSIKSKSPIFFIVLINLLGIVGVYLGYSHHFLPLSFDLVLGVLPFLGLGHYLLRIDYSNKSAARLLVCLLFWCFSFGISHILGFHYLELAIRQYSLFPLSYMTAVAGVLSMCQFCFQAEQLSAKPYFDSVFKKVKVLGRYSLILLIIHALEDKAFRMVWEWSSHSWLNLIIRLTLDLIIFTICLTFLQSKRTSRQVV; this is encoded by the coding sequence ATGAAAAAACAGGAACGTATACAGTGGATTGATTTTGCTAAAGGGTTGACGATTATACTTGTTATAGTTGGTCACACTTTTTCGAAAGGATATATTAGAGGTCCTATATTCTCCTTTCACATGCCACTTTTTTTCATGTTAAGTTTAGCAACTTATAGCTTTTCTAATGATTGGAAAGATTACAGGAAGAAGCAAAGGAAGGCTTTTAACCATCTCATACCTCCAGCTATTTTTATCTGGCTGGTTCAGTCTGTATTTCTTTATCGTGGGCAAGATTTTTTAGGATATGTTCTTCTCCAGATAAAGAGCCTTTTTTGGGCTAGTGGTTATTATGTTTTTGTTGATGGTGAAAAGATTCCCTATCTAGGTATAGCGTGGTTTTTAGTTGTTCTTTTCTTGTCGAGGGCTCTCTTAGATGGTCTTAGTTTAAGTATTAAATCTAAATCGCCAATTTTCTTTATTGTTTTAATTAATCTCCTAGGTATAGTAGGGGTCTACTTAGGCTATAGTCATCATTTTCTTCCCTTATCTTTTGATCTAGTTTTAGGGGTGCTTCCATTTTTGGGATTAGGTCATTATTTACTTAGGATTGATTACTCTAACAAGTCAGCTGCACGTTTACTTGTTTGCCTCTTATTTTGGTGTTTCAGTTTTGGGATTAGTCATATCTTAGGCTTTCACTATCTAGAACTGGCTATTCGTCAGTACTCGCTTTTCCCTTTATCTTATATGACAGCAGTTGCTGGAGTTTTGAGCATGTGTCAATTTTGTTTTCAAGCTGAACAATTATCAGCAAAGCCTTACTTTGATTCTGTTTTTAAAAAGGTAAAGGTATTAGGGCGCTACAGTTTGATCTTGCTTATTATACATGCATTGGAAGATAAGGCTTTCCGCATGGTTTGGGAATGGAGTAGCCATTCTTGGTTGAATTTGATAATAAGATTAACGCTTGATTTAATTATTTTTACTATTTGCCTTACATTCCTGCAATCAAAGAGAACAAGTAGGCAAGTAGTTTGA